A DNA window from Arachis hypogaea cultivar Tifrunner chromosome 18, arahy.Tifrunner.gnm2.J5K5, whole genome shotgun sequence contains the following coding sequences:
- the LOC112769465 gene encoding uncharacterized protein, producing the protein MPKNFVLPAGLKPYEGFGDPRVHIKKFQSMMFFNGASDPVLCRSFPTYLDGTALLWFSKIPAGSISYFEELARSFIDYFAASRIYVHGSDYLNTIKQGQHESLKDYMTRFTKVTMEIPDLDPKVHLHALKSGFRLGKFQDTIAITKPRTLEEFREKMAGQMEIEELREARRVDKQQPRREEEKHNKAPNQKEHKKPFKLTPKFDAYTQFNTKREDIIKEILNAKIIKPPSRACSYQDQRYVDKSKHCAFHQKFGHTTDECVIAEDLLERLARQGHLDKYIGKRIQQSQKNTAELQTEQNPNTTEKIRCQPPPTRGVINCISGGFAGGGHTNSTRKRSYRAMLMVQSTDEIATPKTPVPTISFERSDLQAKATNLDDLVVISIQAGDLLVKKVLLDPGSSADVLFYSTFQKMKLSANTMTPSSGELVGFSGERVSILGSVWLKITMGEPPLFETKDIQFLVVDCPSP; encoded by the coding sequence TCGGCGATCCTCGTGTCCACATCAAGAAGTTTCAATCCATGATGTTCTTTAACGGTGCCTCTGACCCTGTACTTTGTCGATCTTTTCCGACTTATTTGGATGGGACTGCTTTACTTTGGTTTTCTAAAATTCCTGCAGGTTCAATCTCTTACTTTGAGGAATTGGCAAGATCCTTCATTGACTATTTTGCAGCCTCGAGAATATACGTGCACGGCTCAGACTATCTCAACACCATTAAGCAAGGTCAACATGAAAGCCTAAAGGACTACATGACACGGTTCACCAAGGTGACCATGGAAATCCCAGACCTCGACCCCAAAGTGCATCTCCATGCGTTGAAGAGTGGCTTTAGACTAGGCAAATTCCAGGACACAATAGCCATAACTAAGCCGAGGACATTGGAGGAGTTTCGTGAAAAGATGGCTGGCCAGATGGAGATCGAAGAACTTAGAGAAGCTCGGCGAGTTGATAAGCAACAACCTCGCCGGGAAGAAGAAAAACATAACAAAGCACCGAATCAAAAGGAGCACAAGAAGCCATTCAAGTTAACACCAAAATTCGATGCTTACACCCAATTCAATACCAAAAGGGAAGACATCATCAAGGAGATATTAAATGCTAAGATCATCAAGCCACCGAGCAGAGCTTGTTCATATCAAGATCAAAGATATGTTGATAAGTCAAAACACTGTGCTTTCCATCAAAAGTTTGGCCACACCACCGACGAGTGCGTAATCGCCGAAGATCTACTTGAAAGACTGGCCCGACAAGGCCACCTCGACAAATACATAGGAAAGAGGATACAGCAAAGTCAGAAGAACACAGCCGAACTTCAAACAGAACAAAACCCGAACACCACCGAAAAGATCAGGTGCCAACCTCCACCAACAAGAGGAGTCATTAACTGCATCTCAGGAGGTTTTGCAGGAGGAGGACATACTAACTCAACAAGAAAGCGTAGCTACAGGGCGATGTTAATGGTCCAAAGTACAGACGAAATAGCTACACCTAAGACGCCTGTACCTACCATATCATTTGAACGGTCCGACCTTCAGGCAAAGGCCACCAACCTCGACGACCTTGTGGTCATTTCAATTCAAGCAGGTGATCTCCTGGTCAAGAAAGTGCTACTCGATCCTGGCAGCAGTGCAGATGTCCTATTCTACTCCACCTTCCAGAAGATGAAGTTAAGCGCAAACACAATGACCCCATCCTCAGGGGAACTAGTGGGATTCTCAGGGGAGCGGGTATCTATCCTCGGGAGCGTCTGGTTAAAAATAACGATGGGAGAGCCTCCCTTGTTCGAGACGAAAGACATACAGTTTCTAGTAGTTGATTGCCCTAGCCCGTAA